A genome region from Natranaeroarchaeum sulfidigenes includes the following:
- a CDS encoding glycosyltransferase family 4 protein, whose protein sequence is MTNNKLNIALVARKLDMTGGGSDQSLKLLYNTLSKKGHNVDIITVNSDKNNCDSVEPIEYQVPRNRIKEIKRTKNILQKHESYDLYHIFNPGLLVGAGLYKSIGDNPVVGRLNTYNLFCTNISKMDDSCHRDCKTIDKISHDDVKDIKKFVKFPEYLSRTHIIPHIVNNVDLLFAQSPSVKKIYKANGYSNIITIPNFCDPNFPPNRKSSDVRNTNNQPTKFLYVGRLEKQKGIDTLLSAFEQAGTKSKLTIVGDGRMKAKVKSYADSRSNVSYHGWIDHADLFSYYNQSDVFVHPGEWPDPCPRTILESLQCQTPCLVSNVGAPPWMAGDAGTTYRPGDPVDLAETITALSKNDYRLNQLESNTEARVDFFSKDNILPQVIENYNRCV, encoded by the coding sequence ATGACTAATAACAAGCTAAATATTGCTCTAGTAGCAAGGAAATTAGATATGACGGGTGGAGGATCTGATCAGAGTTTAAAATTGCTCTATAACACGTTATCTAAAAAAGGACACAATGTAGATATCATAACCGTTAATTCTGATAAGAATAATTGTGATTCAGTAGAACCTATTGAGTATCAAGTCCCCCGCAATCGGATAAAGGAGATAAAGAGAACAAAAAATATTCTTCAAAAACATGAATCATACGATCTATATCATATATTTAACCCAGGCCTCTTAGTTGGAGCTGGGCTCTACAAAAGTATTGGAGATAATCCGGTAGTTGGAAGGCTAAATACGTATAACTTGTTTTGCACAAATATTTCAAAGATGGACGATAGTTGTCACCGTGACTGCAAAACTATTGACAAGATTTCACATGATGATGTGAAAGATATTAAAAAATTTGTGAAGTTCCCAGAATATCTCTCGAGAACCCATATTATACCACATATTGTTAATAATGTTGACTTATTATTTGCGCAAAGTCCCTCTGTAAAGAAAATATACAAAGCAAACGGTTATAGTAATATTATAACTATTCCAAACTTTTGTGATCCAAATTTTCCACCGAATAGAAAATCCAGCGATGTTAGGAATACCAATAATCAACCTACTAAATTCTTATATGTAGGGAGACTAGAAAAACAAAAAGGGATTGACACTCTCTTATCTGCATTTGAACAGGCCGGTACCAAGAGTAAATTAACCATAGTTGGTGATGGTAGAATGAAAGCTAAAGTGAAAAGTTATGCAGATTCTCGTTCGAATGTAAGTTATCATGGCTGGATTGACCACGCAGATCTCTTTTCATATTATAACCAGTCAGATGTTTTTGTCCACCCAGGCGAATGGCCGGACCCATGTCCAAGGACGATATTGGAGTCGCTTCAGTGTCAAACACCATGTCTTGTTTCGAACGTAGGAGCTCCCCCATGGATGGCTGGTGACGCTGGAACGACATATCGACCTGGGGATCCAGTCGATCTAGCAGAGACTATAACAGCTTTGAGCAAAAATGATTATAGATTGAATCAATTAGAGTCTAATACTGAGGCCAGAGTAGACTTCTTTTCGAAAGACAACATTCTACCACAAGTAATAGAAAATTATAACCGGTGTGTCTAG
- a CDS encoding glycosyltransferase family 4 protein, which produces MAGDLAVKQAEMGDVDRIDFGCWRGCDTSLTHDDVHVHDLTHGNTTRLEKIRTLKRLVAESDVVHVHHTISGAVATLLSNLHRTPVVVTEHNSHRGYKTTRLIVNNATGRFADRVVCVSDSVKDSFAPWEQKLIGKNKLQTIYNGVEIDRVERAKNIDWSIHNQVEIDPEAVIVSSAGMLIEQKAQHILIDAVDEANKTAETPIELVISGSGPRKEELQAQIDDSDFSDRMHLLGFLPRREQVYKMMHESDIYAMPSRWEGFCVAALEAMAAKTGCVFSNIEAFTPFSDVASIHDRGSSKMLAEKICGLAENESKRMSLSDEAKKLVKNKYSLESTAKSYLKEYCHIDND; this is translated from the coding sequence ATGGCAGGAGATCTGGCAGTGAAGCAAGCTGAAATGGGTGACGTAGATCGGATCGACTTCGGGTGCTGGAGAGGTTGTGATACGTCACTAACCCATGATGATGTCCATGTTCACGACCTGACCCACGGTAACACTACGCGTCTTGAAAAAATCAGGACTCTAAAACGACTTGTCGCCGAATCAGACGTAGTTCACGTTCATCATACGATTTCGGGTGCCGTTGCAACGCTTCTGTCCAATCTACACAGAACACCAGTAGTAGTAACCGAACACAATAGTCATCGTGGGTATAAGACAACTCGATTGATAGTTAACAACGCCACGGGACGGTTTGCAGACCGTGTTGTCTGTGTTTCGGATTCAGTGAAAGATTCGTTTGCACCGTGGGAGCAGAAACTCATCGGCAAAAATAAGTTACAAACGATATACAATGGCGTAGAGATTGACCGGGTAGAGCGGGCTAAGAACATCGATTGGAGCATTCACAATCAAGTTGAGATTGATCCCGAAGCGGTTATTGTTTCTTCTGCGGGGATGCTGATTGAACAGAAAGCACAGCACATTCTCATTGACGCAGTCGATGAAGCAAACAAAACAGCCGAGACACCGATAGAACTCGTCATCTCGGGATCAGGGCCAAGAAAAGAAGAACTTCAAGCTCAGATCGACGACTCAGATTTCAGCGACCGAATGCACCTTCTTGGGTTCCTGCCCAGACGTGAACAAGTGTACAAAATGATGCACGAATCGGACATATACGCCATGCCATCTCGTTGGGAAGGATTTTGTGTCGCAGCTCTTGAAGCGATGGCCGCGAAAACCGGGTGTGTTTTTTCAAATATAGAGGCTTTTACTCCATTCTCTGATGTGGCCTCAATACATGACCGAGGATCATCAAAAATGTTGGCAGAAAAAATCTGCGGATTAGCCGAGAATGAAAGCAAACGGATGAGTTTGTCAGATGAGGCAAAAAAATTGGTGAAAAATAAATACAGTCTGGAATCTACTGCAAAGTCATATTTAAAAGAATATTGTCACATAGATAATGACTGA
- a CDS encoding AAA family ATPase translates to MTSDPIIVEFVGLPGVGKSTLSRRVAGELSGSQSRVTEPTWHIDNRSGPYRILSKSRFVTEHTFLRPRIALPLVPILSSTNQATLSDLVRVGFNLQYVAGVMARTRRNPGVTILDQGPYQGVWSVGFRSSADWNSLFDRFDGFLSRTAPDLVVLVEADTETIEERLHSREDGDTRFSPDTPEFDRGVDGYDSLKRLIHSIDSHESIVVENETYADLDRGVDRVVAAVESLHD, encoded by the coding sequence ATGACATCTGACCCTATCATTGTCGAGTTCGTCGGACTTCCGGGTGTCGGTAAGTCAACCCTCTCACGCCGAGTTGCCGGAGAACTCTCGGGCTCCCAATCAAGAGTCACAGAGCCAACCTGGCACATTGACAACCGTTCTGGTCCATACAGGATTCTATCGAAGAGTCGCTTTGTCACCGAACACACTTTCCTACGACCGCGAATAGCTCTTCCGCTGGTGCCGATACTGTCCTCGACCAACCAAGCTACACTCAGTGATCTTGTCCGGGTGGGATTCAATCTACAGTATGTCGCTGGAGTCATGGCTCGCACCCGTAGGAATCCGGGGGTGACCATTTTGGACCAGGGTCCGTATCAGGGAGTCTGGTCGGTCGGCTTCCGCTCGTCGGCCGACTGGAATTCCCTCTTCGATCGCTTCGACGGGTTCCTATCGAGGACTGCCCCCGACCTCGTAGTTCTCGTGGAGGCGGACACGGAGACTATCGAGGAACGACTCCACTCGCGAGAGGATGGTGACACCAGATTTTCCCCCGACACTCCGGAGTTTGATCGTGGTGTCGACGGCTACGACTCGCTCAAACGCCTGATCCACTCCATAGACTCCCATGAGTCGATAGTCGTTGAAAACGAAACATACGCTGATCTCGATAGGGGTGTAGATAGGGTTGTGGCTGCAGTCGAATCACTCCATGATTAA
- a CDS encoding glycosyltransferase family 4 protein — protein MSHWLYPDEVGGGNYHVHALSRDQASMGHEVTVLKVSNDVDSVRREERNGYEVVYCPATVNLLKNEISIPAVRRILGAREFDVIHAHSHFYFSTNIAALKRRLGDIPLAITNHSLYTQSAPERLFYYYLKTIGKWTFNSADVVFCYTEEERQATREIGVTTDIKVIKNGIDAEKFHPDGAISELIASDVPNVLFVGRLVEGKGPQYAIDAIERVRADHPDARLYLVGDGPLHEELEADVEERGLESAVEFLGLVEYDNMPKVFRTANVLLLPSRAEGFPRVVMEAMASGTPVVCTDLDQIVDFVSGAGETVEWGDVVSMGSALGRILSDPQTQDAYGTNGRETIVNEYSWSETVRATTESLYQLHTESEGT, from the coding sequence GTGAGCCACTGGCTGTACCCAGATGAAGTTGGTGGCGGTAATTATCATGTTCACGCGCTGAGCCGCGATCAGGCCTCGATGGGACACGAAGTGACGGTCCTGAAAGTCTCTAACGATGTCGATTCGGTCCGCAGAGAGGAGCGAAATGGATACGAAGTTGTGTACTGTCCCGCGACTGTAAACCTCCTCAAGAACGAGATATCCATCCCAGCGGTCCGGCGTATCCTCGGAGCGAGGGAGTTCGACGTGATCCACGCGCACTCTCACTTCTATTTCAGCACGAACATTGCAGCATTAAAGCGACGGCTGGGAGACATCCCACTCGCGATAACGAACCACTCGCTCTACACACAGTCAGCTCCGGAACGGCTGTTCTACTACTATCTGAAAACGATCGGAAAATGGACGTTCAACAGTGCGGATGTCGTATTTTGTTACACTGAAGAGGAGCGCCAAGCGACCAGAGAGATCGGCGTTACAACTGATATTAAAGTAATAAAGAACGGAATCGATGCGGAAAAGTTTCATCCCGATGGTGCCATCTCTGAGCTGATCGCTTCGGATGTACCAAACGTGCTGTTCGTTGGACGGCTAGTTGAGGGGAAGGGACCGCAATACGCGATCGACGCGATCGAACGCGTCCGGGCAGACCATCCAGACGCAAGGTTGTACCTGGTCGGTGACGGGCCGCTTCACGAGGAACTCGAAGCCGACGTTGAGGAGCGGGGGTTGGAGTCAGCTGTTGAGTTCCTGGGATTGGTTGAGTACGACAATATGCCGAAAGTATTTCGGACGGCAAACGTACTGTTGCTCCCCAGTCGGGCAGAGGGGTTCCCACGCGTCGTCATGGAAGCCATGGCGTCCGGGACGCCGGTGGTATGTACCGACCTCGATCAGATTGTTGACTTCGTTTCTGGGGCAGGAGAGACAGTCGAGTGGGGAGACGTCGTGAGTATGGGATCAGCCCTTGGACGAATACTCTCGGATCCTCAGACGCAGGATGCATATGGAACGAATGGTCGAGAAACTATCGTGAACGAGTACTCGTGGTCGGAGACGGTACGGGCCACCACAGAGTCGCTGTACCAGCTTCATACTGAATCAGAAGGTACGTGA
- a CDS encoding XrtA system polysaccharide deacetylase gives MNEMYLSFDVEDWFHSHNLNSLDQSRWDEYELRVQHGMNRILDLLDKHDAKGTFFVLGYIADRAPDVVAEIDDRGHEIASHGYNHRLLYEQEPEEVRADIARSVDLLESITENRVRGYRAPSFSITDWAIEILDDLGFEYDSSLFAAPIHDRYGGLSFDSTETFAEIRDGFTEVQLPLIDAKITRIPWAGGGYFRAIPYPIYERGLKRIAKRRDCVFYLHPWELDPDQPRVNDVKWQYRTRHYMNIGRTERKLECLLSDFDWKPIGESV, from the coding sequence ATGAACGAGATGTACCTTTCATTCGATGTTGAGGATTGGTTCCACTCTCATAACCTCAATAGTCTTGATCAAAGTCGTTGGGACGAATACGAACTTCGCGTACAGCACGGTATGAATCGGATCCTTGATTTACTTGACAAACATGATGCGAAAGGGACGTTTTTTGTGTTGGGCTATATTGCCGATCGGGCTCCAGATGTTGTCGCTGAGATTGACGACCGAGGTCATGAGATTGCCAGTCACGGATACAACCACCGGCTTCTTTACGAACAGGAGCCCGAAGAAGTTCGTGCGGACATTGCCAGATCAGTAGATTTGCTCGAATCAATCACCGAAAATCGGGTTCGCGGCTATCGAGCACCGAGCTTCTCTATCACGGACTGGGCAATCGAGATTCTTGACGATTTAGGCTTTGAGTACGATTCGAGTCTTTTTGCCGCTCCGATTCACGACCGATATGGTGGACTGAGTTTTGATTCGACGGAGACCTTTGCCGAGATTCGAGACGGATTTACCGAGGTTCAACTACCGCTTATCGACGCCAAGATCACTCGGATCCCGTGGGCAGGAGGCGGGTATTTCAGGGCCATCCCATACCCGATATACGAACGTGGTTTGAAACGGATCGCAAAGCGACGCGATTGCGTGTTCTATCTTCATCCGTGGGAGCTTGACCCGGATCAGCCACGTGTCAACGACGTAAAGTGGCAGTATCGCACACGACACTACATGAATATCGGTCGAACAGAGCGCAAGCTGGAATGCCTTCTCTCAGATTTCGATTGGAAGCCGATCGGTGAAAGCGTATGA
- a CDS encoding formyltransferase family protein — MTLQIAIVTQDDPFYMPAFFQEFIPKLDEAAIERMTILNLLDEALPEFAMRMFNFYGPVNFTHRSLSYVYRKASDALSTQSYSVASVARNYGISIEERHDINAESYIQWVEDADIDILLSVSAPQIFEERLLNAPSRYCLNVHTAELPKYRGMLPTFWALYHGENEIGTTVHTMVPEIDKGQIVKQQTFPVSADMTLDDAILRGKREGGQLAAEAINEIADGTESTREMTGEGSYFSFPTKSDRKEFQKRGNQLI; from the coding sequence ATGACTCTTCAGATTGCCATCGTGACGCAGGATGATCCGTTTTATATGCCGGCGTTCTTTCAGGAATTTATCCCCAAATTGGATGAAGCCGCTATCGAACGTATGACGATTCTTAATCTTCTCGACGAAGCCTTGCCTGAGTTTGCCATGCGTATGTTTAATTTCTATGGACCGGTGAATTTTACTCATCGGTCGCTTTCGTATGTATATCGAAAGGCGTCTGATGCGCTTAGTACTCAATCATATTCCGTGGCGTCAGTGGCTCGAAACTACGGAATCTCTATTGAAGAACGACATGACATCAATGCAGAGTCGTACATCCAATGGGTCGAAGACGCCGATATTGATATTTTATTATCTGTCTCGGCACCACAGATCTTTGAGGAACGACTGCTCAATGCACCAAGCCGATATTGTTTGAACGTCCACACAGCAGAGTTGCCGAAGTATCGCGGAATGCTCCCGACGTTCTGGGCATTGTACCACGGTGAGAATGAGATCGGAACCACAGTACACACGATGGTGCCGGAGATAGACAAGGGCCAAATTGTGAAACAGCAAACCTTCCCTGTAAGTGCGGACATGACCCTTGATGATGCGATATTGAGGGGAAAACGGGAAGGCGGTCAGCTAGCCGCCGAAGCCATCAACGAGATCGCGGACGGAACGGAATCGACGAGAGAGATGACTGGCGAGGGTTCGTACTTTTCGTTTCCAACGAAGAGCGATAGAAAGGAGTTCCAGAAGCGAGGAAATCAACTTATATGA
- a CDS encoding GDP-mannose 4,6-dehydratase: MTTLLTGGAGFIGSHLIEHILEHSEEQVLVLDDCSTGRTQNLPESKRVELVNGDVRDQSLVTEHVQRSNYVYHLAAAVGVEKIVDHPLDSLKTNLTGTENVLEAAAEQNVPTFIASSSEVYGKSTAVPFSESDNRVLGPTTSPRWSYASAKAVDEAYGLAYHEEHNFPVVVGRYFNIVGPRQSGQYGMVIPTFVEQALTNEPLTVYGDGTQTRSFTHVEEAVRATYELLRTPTAQGDVYNIGAPQPTSINDLAERVVELTDSDSEIEHIPYEVAYDEDFEEPQQREPDVTLLEETIGWKPETELDRILKDVIAERKPKLTEVA; the protein is encoded by the coding sequence ATGACTACTCTGCTTACCGGTGGTGCGGGCTTCATTGGCTCCCACCTTATTGAGCACATCTTAGAGCACTCCGAGGAGCAGGTACTCGTTCTCGACGACTGTTCGACCGGACGAACCCAGAACCTTCCAGAATCAAAGAGAGTAGAACTTGTGAACGGCGACGTCAGAGATCAATCACTGGTAACGGAGCACGTCCAGCGATCTAACTATGTCTACCACCTCGCCGCCGCGGTCGGCGTCGAGAAGATCGTTGATCACCCACTTGACTCGCTCAAGACGAACCTCACTGGAACAGAAAACGTCCTCGAAGCTGCAGCTGAACAGAATGTCCCGACGTTCATCGCGTCATCCTCGGAGGTCTACGGTAAATCCACAGCAGTGCCCTTCTCCGAATCCGACAACCGAGTCCTCGGCCCGACAACCAGCCCGCGCTGGAGCTACGCCTCAGCGAAAGCCGTCGACGAGGCGTATGGACTGGCCTACCACGAGGAGCACAACTTCCCGGTCGTCGTCGGCCGCTATTTCAACATCGTCGGCCCACGCCAGTCCGGCCAGTACGGCATGGTGATCCCGACGTTCGTCGAGCAGGCACTCACCAACGAACCCCTGACGGTCTACGGCGACGGCACCCAGACCCGGAGTTTCACCCACGTCGAAGAGGCCGTCCGAGCCACGTACGAACTCCTCCGCACGCCAACAGCCCAGGGAGACGTGTACAACATCGGCGCTCCACAGCCGACCAGTATCAATGACCTCGCCGAGCGGGTCGTCGAGCTCACCGATTCGGACTCGGAAATCGAACACATTCCCTACGAGGTGGCCTACGACGAGGACTTCGAGGAGCCCCAGCAGCGCGAGCCTGACGTGACCCTGCTCGAAGAGACGATCGGCTGGAAGCCAGAAACCGAACTCGACCGGATACTGAAGGACGTGATCGCGGAACGCAAACCCAAACTCACCGAGGTGGCCTGA
- a CDS encoding nucleotide sugar dehydrogenase — MSQVRDRIISGDATIAVIGLGYVGLPLACHFSEAGFRVIGFDIDLDRVQQLREGSSYIEDVSDDALEAALDHGFEPTTYPNGLEEADAFVMAVPTGVEGGEPDMSAVQKATKSVATHAPNRQTLVVCCSTVYPGATDEVVRETLREGDRTPGDDTLVAFAPERINPGGAYDFHEIPLVVGADSDTERAAAVTLFESVVDETVPVQSTISAELTKVLENTYRMVNIAMVNELARHAEETEIDVWEAIEAAGTKPFGFQAFTPGPGVGGHCIPVDPQFLTWKGRESGVPLELVEQAHSINESMPSHVVDTVDTAFAARDTPLEDSSLAVLGVSYKPNIGDLRNSPALAICEQLHERGVDLTVVDPLVDEIDLAGQSVVPEDEVSAGEIASANGVLLLVDHDAFTYDDIEQASIVFDTQDALPDDVSTTVLTLGEGKGRPERVQKPPLTSELPRQD, encoded by the coding sequence ATGAGTCAGGTCCGTGATCGGATTATCAGTGGGGATGCCACGATCGCAGTGATCGGACTGGGCTACGTTGGCCTCCCGCTGGCCTGTCACTTCTCCGAGGCAGGCTTTCGGGTAATCGGCTTCGATATCGACCTCGATCGCGTCCAGCAGCTCCGAGAAGGATCTTCGTACATCGAGGACGTCTCGGACGATGCGCTTGAAGCAGCCCTCGATCACGGGTTCGAGCCCACGACATATCCCAATGGGCTGGAAGAAGCCGACGCGTTCGTGATGGCCGTTCCGACCGGCGTCGAAGGTGGCGAGCCGGACATGTCCGCGGTACAAAAAGCCACGAAGAGCGTCGCCACGCACGCACCCAACAGACAGACCCTGGTCGTCTGCTGTAGCACGGTGTACCCCGGGGCGACCGACGAAGTCGTGCGCGAAACGCTTCGCGAAGGCGACCGGACACCCGGCGACGACACGCTCGTTGCCTTCGCCCCGGAGCGGATCAACCCCGGCGGAGCCTACGACTTCCACGAGATCCCGCTTGTCGTGGGGGCAGACTCCGACACTGAACGCGCAGCAGCAGTCACGCTATTCGAGTCGGTTGTCGACGAGACGGTCCCTGTACAGTCGACGATTTCCGCCGAACTGACGAAGGTCCTCGAAAACACCTACCGGATGGTGAACATCGCGATGGTCAACGAACTGGCCAGACATGCCGAAGAAACCGAGATCGACGTCTGGGAGGCGATCGAGGCTGCCGGAACGAAGCCCTTTGGCTTCCAGGCGTTTACCCCTGGTCCGGGCGTGGGCGGGCACTGTATCCCAGTGGACCCGCAGTTCCTCACCTGGAAAGGCCGGGAGTCCGGTGTCCCGCTCGAACTCGTCGAGCAAGCCCACTCGATCAACGAGTCGATGCCGTCCCACGTCGTCGACACAGTAGACACCGCGTTTGCAGCCCGCGATACACCGCTTGAAGACTCCTCGCTGGCAGTACTCGGTGTCTCCTACAAACCGAACATCGGCGACCTGCGAAACTCGCCTGCGCTGGCGATCTGTGAACAGCTCCACGAGCGTGGCGTCGATCTCACAGTAGTCGATCCCCTTGTCGACGAAATCGATCTGGCTGGCCAGTCGGTAGTACCAGAGGACGAAGTCAGCGCAGGCGAGATCGCTTCCGCCAATGGCGTCCTGCTGCTGGTCGACCATGACGCGTTTACATACGACGATATCGAGCAGGCCTCGATCGTGTTCGATACGCAGGATGCGCTTCCGGACGATGTTTCGACAACCGTACTGACACTTGGCGAGGGCAAAGGCCGACCGGAGCGAGTACAAAAACCTCCACTCACGTCCGAACTTCCGCGACAGGACTGA
- a CDS encoding NAD-dependent epimerase/dehydratase family protein produces the protein MNNIGPTDQNILITGGAGFIGSHLADALVPDNDVTILDNLSTGSRENVPSKAELLEGDITDSETLATSMSGMDIIYHQAAQVSVQKSVKEPVESFGTNIAPTVQILDHARNHDCRVVLASSCAIYGDPEYIPIDEAHPTTPSSPYGLEKITKDRYARLYHELYGVDTVALRYFNVYGPRQTAGDYSGVISIFNEQAQDNRDITVEGDGQQTRDFVHVHDIVQANLRAGETDAVGEAFNIGTGSSVTIKNLAETIRDVADSSSDVVHVDPREGDISHSEADIEKARTLLGYEPTIELDEGLQSLISPTA, from the coding sequence ATGAACAATATCGGACCGACCGACCAGAACATTCTGATTACCGGTGGTGCGGGATTCATCGGCAGTCACCTCGCCGATGCGCTCGTTCCGGACAACGATGTGACGATACTGGATAACCTATCGACTGGCTCGCGGGAGAACGTGCCCTCCAAAGCTGAACTACTCGAAGGAGACATCACCGACTCGGAGACACTCGCAACGAGCATGTCCGGTATGGACATCATCTACCATCAGGCGGCGCAAGTGAGCGTCCAGAAGTCAGTCAAAGAGCCAGTCGAGAGCTTCGGGACTAACATCGCCCCGACCGTACAGATTCTGGACCACGCCCGCAACCACGATTGTCGCGTGGTTCTGGCATCCAGTTGTGCGATCTACGGTGATCCCGAGTACATACCGATCGACGAAGCCCATCCCACTACGCCGAGTTCGCCGTACGGACTCGAAAAGATCACCAAGGATCGCTATGCACGACTGTATCACGAGCTCTACGGTGTCGACACCGTCGCGCTCCGATATTTCAACGTCTACGGCCCTCGACAGACTGCTGGCGATTACAGTGGCGTCATCAGTATCTTCAACGAACAGGCCCAGGACAATCGCGATATCACCGTCGAAGGAGACGGCCAGCAGACCCGTGACTTCGTCCACGTCCACGATATCGTGCAGGCCAACCTCCGCGCTGGCGAAACGGATGCCGTCGGTGAGGCGTTCAATATCGGGACTGGCTCCAGTGTCACGATCAAGAACCTTGCCGAGACGATCAGAGATGTGGCCGACTCGTCATCAGATGTCGTTCACGTCGACCCACGAGAAGGTGATATCTCGCACAGCGAAGCCGATATCGAGAAGGCCCGTACCCTCCTCGGGTACGAACCCACGATAGAACTCGACGAGGGACTGCAGTCGCTGATTTCGCCGACTGCCTGA
- a CDS encoding sugar transferase, whose amino-acid sequence MLTGWPYRIASAIGTVVLALTAVLVANHPVPQRVFTEYVPLFNRLEPTVLWGSSLVLVVGLTVGAVTLALVPLYKPRPRRVLDTVALTEKRLVASGLALAAIGFFNFSYRVPRATLVMTMGLLGLALPVWFVWIRHRPDTDGSRTIIVGDDPAQIERLQPDVDSPLLGYLCPTHAVKQIPVPGSSHREPETVVADGGDVGLKRLGGLSRLEDILVEHDIDTVVLAFHQPDRQEFFGALHACHDHGVNAKVHRDYADSVLVSEGSVGTLVDVDLKPWDAQDLVFKRLFDIAFAGSALLVLAPVIGLIALAIKIEGHGPIFYEQERTCLDGDTFIVRKFRTLIPTDSDVDLDIEEDRETPLGNFLRTTHLDEIPQLWPILAGQMSVVGPRPAITELEPGYRDEVDEWQQRWFVKPGLTGLAQINDATGHEPEKKLRYDVQYIRKQSFWFDVKIVLRQLWKVVEDVIGLVGTKESK is encoded by the coding sequence ATGCTTACCGGGTGGCCGTATCGGATCGCGAGTGCTATCGGAACCGTGGTGCTGGCACTGACTGCTGTCCTTGTGGCGAACCATCCGGTACCACAGCGGGTGTTCACCGAGTACGTGCCGCTGTTCAATCGACTGGAGCCGACGGTGCTCTGGGGTAGTTCGCTCGTGCTGGTCGTCGGACTGACAGTCGGTGCCGTGACACTGGCACTTGTTCCGCTGTACAAGCCACGCCCACGTCGCGTCCTCGATACGGTCGCCCTGACCGAGAAACGCCTCGTTGCGAGCGGGCTCGCGCTCGCCGCGATCGGCTTCTTCAATTTCTCGTATCGGGTTCCACGCGCGACGCTCGTGATGACGATGGGACTACTCGGGCTGGCGCTTCCGGTCTGGTTCGTCTGGATTCGCCACCGGCCGGATACGGACGGTAGTCGGACGATCATCGTCGGCGACGATCCCGCACAGATCGAGCGCCTGCAGCCAGACGTGGACTCACCACTCCTCGGCTATCTCTGTCCGACCCACGCTGTCAAGCAAATCCCCGTCCCCGGCTCCAGTCACAGGGAGCCAGAAACGGTCGTGGCCGACGGCGGTGATGTAGGGCTGAAGCGCCTCGGCGGGCTCTCTCGGCTCGAAGACATCCTCGTCGAACACGATATCGACACGGTCGTCCTCGCGTTCCACCAGCCGGATCGCCAGGAGTTCTTCGGCGCGCTCCACGCCTGTCACGACCACGGCGTCAACGCGAAAGTCCATCGGGACTACGCCGATAGCGTGCTGGTCAGCGAGGGCAGTGTCGGGACGCTCGTCGACGTCGACCTGAAACCCTGGGACGCACAGGATCTCGTGTTCAAGCGCCTGTTCGACATTGCGTTCGCCGGGAGTGCGTTGCTCGTACTCGCGCCCGTTATCGGCCTGATCGCGCTGGCGATCAAGATCGAGGGACATGGGCCGATCTTTTACGAGCAGGAGCGGACCTGCCTCGACGGCGACACGTTCATCGTGCGCAAGTTCCGGACGCTCATCCCGACTGACTCGGATGTCGATCTCGATATCGAAGAGGACAGAGAAACCCCGCTTGGCAACTTCCTGCGGACGACCCATCTCGACGAGATTCCACAGCTCTGGCCGATTCTGGCGGGACAGATGAGCGTGGTTGGTCCCCGACCGGCAATCACCGAACTGGAGCCGGGGTATCGGGATGAGGTCGATGAATGGCAACAGCGCTGGTTCGTGAAGCCGGGACTGACCGGTCTCGCACAGATTAACGATGCGACCGGTCACGAACCGGAAAAGAAGCTCCGGTACGACGTGCAGTACATCAGAAAGCAGTCGTTCTGGTTCGACGTCAAGATCGTGCTCCGACAGCTCTGGAAAGTTGTCGAAGACGTGATCGGACTGGTCGGAACCAAAGAGTCGAAGTAG